In the Desulfitobacterium hafniense DCB-2 genome, ATAAAAGGGTAAACCGGCACATTATTGCAGGATAGACTTGTTTTGCTGAATCATGCTTATGATTTCGTCCTTTTTTATAGGATTTTATTTATTTTCAGGCCAGGAGCATGCGGTCGTTAGCCAACTCGGTCCCACTGCGCTTCTCAAACTGCTCGATGAGGTGGTCCACCGTCATTTGCCGTCTTTCCTCCCCCTGAAGGTCCATGATGATTCTTCCTTCATGCATCATCATCGTCCGTGAGCCAAATTCCAGGGAAGCCTTCATATTATGGGTGATCATCAGGGTGCACAGCTTATCCTCTTCGACGATCTGACGGGTCAAGACCATCACCTTTTTGGCAATAGCGGGATCAAGAGCTGCGGTATGTTCATCCAGCAGCAAAATTTTAGGCTTAACCAAGGTGGCCATCAGCAGGGTTAAGGCTTGCCTCTGCCCTCCGGATAAAAGCCCGACCTTATGCTTCATACGATCCTCTAAGCCAAGATCCAGTACAGCAAGCCGTTCTCTAAGCAGGGCCAATTCCTTTTTGGTTGCCCCGGGGCGCAGGCTGACAGGCTGCCCTTTGGCCAGGGCAATGGCTAAGTTCTGTTCGATGGTCATATCAAAGGCAGTGCCTTTGAGGGGATCCTGAAAAACTCTGCCAATCATCCTGGAACGTTTATATTCGGGATGATAG is a window encoding:
- a CDS encoding ABC transporter ATP-binding protein; this encodes MLKLRGVGKTFGIGSSNEKRALDHIDLSLQSGEFVTVIGGNGAGKSTLFNCISGVYEIEEGQILLDDLDITYHPEYKRSRMIGRVFQDPLKGTAFDMTIEQNLAIALAKGQPVSLRPGATKKELALLRERLAVLDLGLEDRMKHKVGLLSGGQRQALTLLMATLVKPKILLLDEHTAALDPAIAKKVMVLTRQIVEEDKLCTLMITHNMKASLEFGSRTMMMHEGRIIMDLQGEERRQMTVDHLIEQFEKRSGTELANDRMLLA